From Saccharothrix espanaensis DSM 44229, the proteins below share one genomic window:
- a CDS encoding ABC transporter permease: MTEIGSPVAQAPAPTSGEASQFDSTAARKQSTVIMRRFLRHKAAVFGLVLFVILALFAFLGGAIWKYSYTDLSFRRYLPPSLDHPFGTDRLGGDMVAQLIRGTQFSLQIALVVAVLSTVIGVVLGALAGYLKGWVDTVISRFIDLLLVIPSLVIAAVLVRNSFVVSVAGNGGSSNWMIVALYLGLIGWLSIARVIRGMVLSLREKEFVEAARALGASTFRIVFRHILPNTVDVIIVNATLAIAQAVLLEAALSFIGLGVQSPDTSLGLMISQNKNELTLHPWLFLATFVFIVLISLSVNFIGDGLRDAFDPRQKRVKA; the protein is encoded by the coding sequence TTGACTGAGATCGGTTCCCCCGTGGCGCAGGCACCCGCGCCCACCTCGGGCGAGGCGAGCCAGTTCGACAGCACCGCCGCCCGCAAGCAGTCCACGGTCATCATGCGCCGGTTCCTGCGGCACAAGGCCGCGGTGTTCGGGCTCGTGCTGTTCGTCATCCTGGCGCTGTTCGCGTTCCTCGGTGGCGCGATCTGGAAGTACTCCTACACGGACCTGAGCTTCCGCCGCTACCTGCCGCCCAGCCTGGACCACCCGTTCGGCACCGACCGGCTCGGCGGCGACATGGTCGCCCAGCTGATCCGCGGCACCCAGTTCTCGTTGCAGATCGCCCTTGTGGTCGCGGTGCTGTCCACCGTGATCGGCGTGGTGCTCGGCGCGCTGGCCGGTTACCTCAAGGGCTGGGTCGACACCGTCATCAGCCGGTTCATCGACCTGCTGCTGGTGATCCCCAGCCTGGTCATCGCGGCCGTGCTGGTCCGCAACAGCTTCGTGGTCTCGGTCGCCGGCAACGGCGGCAGCTCGAACTGGATGATCGTGGCCCTCTACCTGGGCCTCATCGGGTGGCTGTCGATCGCCCGGGTCATCCGCGGCATGGTGCTCTCGCTGCGCGAGAAGGAGTTCGTGGAGGCCGCCCGCGCACTGGGCGCGTCCACCTTCCGGATCGTGTTCCGGCACATCCTGCCCAACACCGTCGACGTGATCATCGTCAACGCGACGCTGGCCATCGCCCAGGCGGTGCTGCTGGAGGCCGCGCTGTCGTTCATCGGCCTCGGCGTGCAGTCGCCGGACACCTCGCTCGGCCTCATGATCAGCCAGAACAAGAACGAGCTCACGCTGCACCCGTGGCTGTTCCTGGCCACGTTCGTGTTCATCGTGCTGATCTCGCTGTCGGTCAACTTCATCGGCGACGGTCTGCGGGACGCCTTCGACCCGCGGCAGAAGAGGGTGAAGGCATGA
- a CDS encoding ABC transporter ATP-binding protein — translation MNEPESATDGGSGSGSGDKLIKVENLSVDFPTDDGVVHAVRDVSFSLGAGEVLGIVGESGSGKSVSSMAIMGLLPKTAQVGGSIRFKGRELVGLSYKQMQPVRGNGISMIFQDPMTSLNPVYTVGWQLAEAYLAHHDVSKKAAFAKAIESLELVGIPQPDRRAAQYPHEFSGGMRQRAMIAMAIINDPDVIIADEPTTALDVTVQAQILDTLLRIRDETRAGIMIITHDLGVVAGMVDRVQVMYGGTVVEQGGVDEVFEAQRMPYTVGLLGSIPNPQLLGKRLTPIKGAPPSLMNLPKGCSFSPRCPLVIDECRESEPLLLETDRHGHFARCHRSAHLATIEHPQRLFATEEIGVVENPASLTMANPDIPVAEDLGVVEARLHEGENPSS, via the coding sequence ATGAACGAGCCCGAGTCCGCCACCGACGGCGGCAGCGGCAGCGGCAGCGGCGACAAGCTGATCAAGGTCGAGAACCTGTCGGTGGACTTCCCCACCGACGACGGCGTGGTGCACGCGGTGCGCGACGTGTCGTTCTCGCTCGGCGCGGGCGAGGTGCTGGGCATCGTCGGCGAGTCCGGCTCCGGCAAGTCCGTGTCCTCGATGGCGATCATGGGCCTGCTGCCCAAGACCGCGCAGGTCGGCGGCTCGATCCGGTTCAAGGGCCGCGAGCTGGTGGGCCTGAGCTACAAGCAGATGCAGCCGGTGCGCGGCAACGGCATCTCGATGATCTTCCAGGACCCGATGACGTCGCTGAACCCCGTCTACACGGTGGGGTGGCAGCTGGCCGAGGCGTACCTGGCGCACCACGACGTGTCGAAGAAGGCGGCGTTCGCGAAGGCGATCGAGTCGCTCGAACTGGTCGGCATCCCGCAGCCGGACCGCCGTGCGGCGCAGTACCCGCACGAGTTCTCCGGCGGCATGCGGCAGCGCGCGATGATCGCCATGGCGATCATCAACGACCCGGACGTGATCATCGCGGACGAGCCGACCACGGCGCTGGACGTGACCGTGCAGGCGCAGATCCTGGACACGCTGCTGCGCATCCGGGACGAGACGCGCGCGGGCATCATGATCATCACCCACGACCTCGGCGTCGTGGCGGGCATGGTGGACCGCGTGCAGGTCATGTACGGCGGCACGGTCGTCGAGCAGGGCGGCGTGGACGAGGTCTTCGAAGCCCAGCGGATGCCCTACACCGTCGGTCTGCTCGGCTCCATCCCGAACCCGCAGCTGCTCGGCAAGCGGCTCACCCCGATCAAGGGTGCGCCGCCCTCGCTGATGAACCTGCCCAAGGGGTGCTCGTTCTCGCCGCGGTGCCCGCTCGTGATCGACGAGTGCCGCGAGTCCGAGCCGCTGCTGCTGGAGACCGACCGGCACGGCCACTTCGCGCGCTGCCACCGGTCGGCGCACCTGGCCACCATCGAGCACCCGCAGCGGCTGTTCGCGACCGAGGAGATCGGCGTGGTGGAGAACCCCGCGTCGCTCACCATGGCCAACCCGGACATCCCCGTCGCCGAGGACCTCGGTGTCGTGGAGGCGCGGCTGCACGAAGGGGAGAACCCGAGCTCATGA